Proteins from a single region of Styela clava chromosome 1, kaStyClav1.hap1.2, whole genome shotgun sequence:
- the LOC120348349 gene encoding synapse-associated protein 1-like, which translates to MFNSGFSSTISGWFSGSTEKKSAEESATDKVDENTESKSSSGGEIGDDNNQDVKEKENTENEKGKDPEIESSSNQLTAEEMQAKISQETQKMMNSAVTFGNYLFGVASEASKKVSEKVTETATTIKKTVEEKSIIGDLNREQEEFLQKKRERQAGDASVPPWIGYQECDTMKQQILALSTDKRNFLRNPPAGVQFNFDFDHHFPVAMATLKEDENLQKMRFDLVPKSLKEEVFWRNYFYRVSLIKQSAQLSTLAEITRSSNDASSSASSTSSAVIIGSTNTGTTLSRSSSSKSLTKSDSESPSNVTKTHQKAESLDHINDTHEMEPGVGPEFVSDDFDPSALNPDDLEREMKQLGMEDGGGTEGEVPEWEKELQKELQDYEVVEENDKDHAWEKEIEDMLSSEAKE; encoded by the exons ATGTTCAATTCCGGGTTTTCTTCAACCATATCAGGATGGTTCTCTGGATCAACTGAAAAGAAGTCTGCCGAAGAAAGCGCGACTGACAAG GTTGATGAAAATACTGAATCAAAGTCATCATCTGGGGGTGAAATAGGTGATGACAATAATCAAGATgtaaaagaaaaagaaaatactgaaaatgaaaaaggGAAGGATCCAGAAATAGAATCCTCATCCAATCAATTGACTGCTGAAGAAATGCAAGCAAAAATATCACAAGAAACACAAAAAATGATGAATTCGGCTGTGACTTTCGGAA aTTACCTGTTTGGTGTGGCATCTGAAGCATCAAAAAAAGTTTCAGAAAAGGTGACGGAAACTGCTACAACAATCAAGAAAACAGTGGAGGAAAAG TCTATCATTGGAGACTTGAATCGAGAGCAAGAAGAATTTTTGCAGAAGAAACGAGAAAGACAAG CGGGTGATGCCAGTGTACCACCTTGGATTGGTTATCAAGAATGTGACACAATGAAACAACAAATTCTTGCCTTGTCTACT GACAAAAGAAATTTTTTACGAAACCCTCCTGCAGGAGTACAATTCAATTTCGATTTCGATCATCATTTTCCTGTAGCTATGGCAACATTGAAAGAAGATGAAAACCTACAGAAAATGAGATTTGATCTTGTTCCGAAAAG TCTGAAAGAAGAAGTATTTTGGCGAAATTACTTCTATCGTGTTTCCTTAATCAAGCAATCGGCACAACTGTCAACTTTGGCGGAAATAACTCGATCTTCTAATGATGCATCTTCGTCAGCGTCCAGTACATCATCTGCTGTCATCATCGGAAGTACGAACACTGGAACAACTTTAAGCCGATCAAGTAGCTCAAAATCATTAACCAA aTCCGACTCCGAAAGTCCATCCAATGTAACCAAGACACACCAAAAAGCAGAATCCCTCGACCATATCAATGACACA catGAAATGGAACCTGGTGTTGGACCAGAGTTTGTTTCGGATGATTTCGACCCTTCAGCTTTAAACCCTGACGATTTGGAACGAGAAATGAAGCAACTGGGCATGGAAGATGGGGGAGGGACAGAAGGGGAAGTACCTGAATGGGAAAAGGAATTACAGAAAGAATTACAG GATTACGAAGTTGTTGAAGAAAATGACAAGGACCATGCCTGGGAGAAAGAGATTGAGGATATGTTAAGTAGTGAAGCAAAAGAATAa
- the LOC120347227 gene encoding serine protease HTR4-like translates to MKTFIAILAVCSVLSVTAAYKPYCPYNKPDCSLVRCALPLCPEGVKYHYPRCSCCPVCGGGYGDKCGGTYGNCRPGLICYRPLCKWHLSVVKPGVCIYEYSYSFQSITPCYLDFALP, encoded by the exons ATGAAAACATTCATAGCTATTCTTGCCGTTTGCTCAGTGTTGTCTGTCACTGCAGCATACAAACCATACTGTCCGTATAATAAACCTGACTGTTCATTGGTTCGCTGTGCCCTTCCCCTTTGTCCGGAAGGAGTCAAGTATCATTATCCACGCTGCAG TTGCTGTCCGGTTTGCGGAGGAGGATATGGAGATAAATGTGGAGGAACATATGGAAACTGTAGACCAGGATTGATCTGTTACAGACCGCTTTGTAAATGGCATTTGTCCGTAGTGAAACCCGGTGTCTGCATATATGAATATTCCTAC agttTCCAATCAATCACTCCATGCTACTTGGATTTTGCACTGCCATAA
- the LOC120343105 gene encoding small ribosomal subunit protein eS4, Y-like encodes MARGPKKHLKRLAAPKHWMLDKLTGVFAPRPSTGPHKLRECLPLAIFLRNRLHYALTYDEVKKILMQRLVKVDGKVRTDVTYPAGFMDVITIEKTGENFRLVYDVKGRFAIHRITAEEAKYKLCKVKKLGTAAKGVPFLVTHDARTIRYPHPDVKVHDTVAVDIATGKIISHTKFEIGLLCMITGGHNIGRIGTIMHREKHPGSFDIVHVKDATGHTFATRLGNVFVIGQVNKPNISLPRGKGVKLTIAEERDKRLAQKQ; translated from the exons ATG GCTCGTGGTCCAAAGAAGCATCTCAAGCGGCTTGCTGCTCCTAAGCACTGGATGTTGGACAAGTTGACTGGTGTTTTC gcGCCACGTCCGTCCACTGGTCCCCATAAACTGAGAGAATGTTTACCATTGGCtatatttttgagaaatcgtctcCATTATGCGTTGACATATGATGAAGTGAAGAAGATTTTAATGCAACGTCTTGTCAAAGTTGATGGGAAAGTACGAACTGATGTGACTTATCCTGCTGGTTTTATGG ATGTAATCACTATCGAAAAGACCGGAGAAAATTTCCGTCTTGTATATGATGTGAAAGGACGATTCGCAATCCACAGAATCACAGCAGAGGAGGCCAAATACAAACTTTGCAAAGTCAAGAAACTCGGAACTGCAGCAAAGGGAGTGCCATTCCTTGTCACCCACGATGCTCGAACGATTCGTTACCCACATCCCGATGTCAAAGTACACGATACTGTTGCTGTCGACATCGCTACAGGAAAAATCATCAGTCACACAAAGTTTGAAATTG GTCTTCTCTGTATGATTACCGGAGGGCACAACATTGGACGTATCGGAACTATCATGCATCGTGAGAAGCATCCTGGATCTTTCGATATTGTACATGTTAAGGATGCCACTGGACATACCTTCGCTACCAGACTTGGAAACGTCTTTGTCATCGGCCAG GTTAACAAGCCAAATATTTCTCTACCAAGAGGAAAAGGAGTGAAGTTGACTATTGCAGAAGAGAGAGATAAACGTCTTGCtcagaaacaataa